A region of Jonquetella anthropi DSM 22815 DNA encodes the following proteins:
- the rplP gene encoding 50S ribosomal protein L16 — protein MLMPKRTKYRKAYRKNLVGECKGGDYVAFGEYGLQAEECAYITARQIEATRVAINRKLRKGGRLWIRIFPDVPFTKKPLETRMGKGKGAPEFWVSAVRRGRILFEVGGVPLDVAETAFRTASHKLPIRVRLVTRDTLDGE, from the coding sequence ATGTTGATGCCCAAGCGCACCAAGTACCGCAAGGCTTACCGGAAAAACCTAGTCGGTGAGTGCAAGGGCGGGGATTACGTCGCTTTCGGGGAATACGGGCTTCAGGCGGAAGAGTGCGCCTATATTACCGCCCGTCAGATAGAAGCAACGCGTGTGGCAATTAACCGAAAGCTCCGCAAGGGCGGCCGGCTCTGGATCCGGATCTTCCCTGACGTTCCTTTCACGAAGAAGCCTCTTGAAACCCGAATGGGAAAAGGAAAGGGCGCTCCGGAGTTCTGGGTCTCGGCAGTTCGCCGCGGCCGGATCCTCTTTGAAGTCGGCGGCGTGCCGCTTGACGTCGCAGAGACTGCTTTTCGCACGGCATCGCACAAGCTGCCGATCAGGGTTCGACTTGTAACCCGCGATACTTTGGATGGTGAATAG
- the rpsS gene encoding 30S ribosomal protein S19, with amino-acid sequence MARSAKKGPFVEVRLIKRVEAMNESGTKKVIKTWSRASMVVPPMIGHTIAVHNGRTHVPVYVSENMVGHKLGEFAPTRRFGGHAGQERKAAPTPSN; translated from the coding sequence ATGGCACGTTCAGCGAAAAAAGGGCCATTCGTCGAGGTTCGCCTGATTAAACGGGTTGAAGCGATGAACGAGTCCGGGACAAAAAAAGTCATAAAAACCTGGTCCCGCGCGTCAATGGTCGTCCCGCCGATGATCGGTCACACGATCGCCGTTCATAACGGCCGCACGCACGTACCTGTCTACGTCAGCGAGAACATGGTTGGCCATAAACTGGGTGAGTTTGCTCCCACGCGCCGGTTCGGCGGACATGCCGGACAGGAGCGCAAGGCAGCTCCGACGCCGTCGAATTAA
- the rpsC gene encoding 30S ribosomal protein S3, protein MGQKVHPIGYRIGVIRDWESKWYASGKNYHESLHQDLKLREWIKSRWEGSGISRVEIERVGKIMRFTIWTARPGVVIGKQGAEINKLKEDLQAKTGTRVMINVQEIKNPEVDAQLVAENVSSALENRISFRRAMKQGLFRTMRAGGLGIKIQCSGRLGGAEIARTEWYNEGRLPLSTLRADVDYGLSVAKTMYGTIGVKVWIYRDEKAINTAAPRQPRRGRKEGGRS, encoded by the coding sequence ATGGGTCAGAAAGTTCATCCGATCGGTTACCGTATCGGTGTGATTCGCGACTGGGAATCCAAGTGGTACGCCAGCGGCAAGAACTATCACGAATCGCTCCATCAGGATCTTAAACTGCGGGAATGGATCAAGAGCCGCTGGGAAGGCTCAGGCATCTCCCGGGTGGAAATTGAGCGCGTCGGGAAGATCATGCGCTTTACGATTTGGACCGCACGGCCTGGTGTAGTGATTGGCAAGCAGGGTGCTGAGATCAACAAGCTAAAGGAAGACCTTCAGGCTAAAACCGGCACTCGGGTCATGATCAACGTTCAGGAGATCAAGAACCCTGAGGTTGACGCTCAGCTGGTGGCTGAGAACGTTTCCAGCGCTCTGGAGAACCGCATCAGCTTTCGCCGCGCCATGAAGCAGGGCCTGTTCCGCACCATGAGAGCCGGCGGGCTTGGCATCAAGATCCAGTGCTCCGGTCGGCTTGGTGGCGCTGAAATCGCCCGGACCGAGTGGTACAACGAAGGGCGCCTTCCCCTGTCAACCCTGCGGGCTGACGTTGACTACGGCCTTTCCGTTGCCAAGACGATGTACGGCACCATCGGTGTCAAGGTGTGGATTTACCGCGACGAGAAGGCGATTAACACGGCCGCTCCTCGGCAGCCCCGCCGCGGCCGTAAAGAAGGAGGGCGTTCCTGA
- the rplV gene encoding 50S ribosomal protein L22, whose translation MQAKAIARSVRISPFKVRQVLPLIRGKGVSAAITALHYSPKKAARLVEKVLKSAVANAANNLSLDVDTLKVVEATADQGPVMKRFNPVSMGRAHAYVHRTCHIAVTVAE comes from the coding sequence ATGCAAGCTAAGGCAATTGCCCGCTCCGTTCGTATTTCTCCTTTCAAAGTTCGTCAGGTGCTTCCGCTGATTCGCGGAAAAGGCGTCAGCGCTGCCATCACCGCGCTGCACTATTCGCCCAAGAAGGCCGCCCGTCTGGTGGAAAAAGTCCTGAAGAGCGCCGTGGCGAATGCGGCGAATAACCTGAGCCTTGACGTTGATACGCTGAAAGTCGTTGAAGCGACGGCGGATCAGGGCCCTGTCATGAAGCGGTTCAATCCGGTATCAATGGGACGGGCTCACGCTTACGTACATCGGACCTGCCACATTGCCGTGACGGTTGCCGAATAG
- the rplB gene encoding 50S ribosomal protein L2, protein MPIKKFKPVTAGRRHMEILSSEGITKSTPEKSLLCGAIKRSGGRNNSGRTTARFIGGGHARRYRVVDFKRDKIGIPGRVAAIEYDPNRSARLALIFYADGEKRYILCPNLLKVGDTVLAGKGADIQPGNSMKLADIPVGTNVHNLEVMPGRGGKLVRSAGATAQLMAKEGKYAYLRMPSGELRLILLECTATIGQVGNLEHENAMAGKAGRTRWLGKRPHVRAMVQNPCDHPMGGGEGRSKSNTHPVSPWGTPAKGYRTRKKKPTDRLIIRRRAK, encoded by the coding sequence ATGCCAATTAAAAAGTTCAAACCCGTTACCGCCGGTCGGCGCCACATGGAGATCCTCAGTTCTGAGGGGATCACCAAGTCTACGCCTGAAAAGAGTCTCCTTTGCGGAGCGATCAAGCGTTCCGGCGGACGGAACAACTCGGGAAGAACGACGGCTCGTTTCATTGGCGGCGGACATGCGCGCCGGTATCGGGTTGTTGATTTCAAGCGCGATAAAATCGGCATCCCCGGCCGCGTTGCGGCGATCGAATACGATCCCAACCGGTCTGCCCGGCTGGCGCTGATTTTCTACGCTGACGGCGAGAAGCGCTACATCCTGTGCCCCAACCTGCTGAAGGTGGGCGACACGGTTCTGGCGGGCAAGGGCGCTGATATTCAGCCCGGAAACTCCATGAAGCTCGCTGACATTCCCGTGGGCACGAACGTCCACAATCTGGAAGTCATGCCCGGCCGGGGCGGCAAACTTGTCCGGTCCGCCGGCGCTACAGCCCAGCTGATGGCTAAAGAGGGCAAGTACGCTTACCTTCGGATGCCGTCCGGTGAGCTTCGGCTGATCCTCTTGGAGTGCACCGCGACCATCGGTCAGGTGGGCAACTTGGAGCACGAAAACGCGATGGCCGGCAAGGCCGGCAGAACTCGCTGGCTCGGCAAGCGGCCCCACGTTCGGGCAATGGTTCAGAACCCCTGCGACCACCCGATGGGCGGCGGTGAAGGACGAAGCAAGTCGAATACGCACCCGGTCTCGCCTTGGGGAACACCGGCCAAGGGCTACAGAACCCGGAAGAAGAAGCCCACGGATCGCTTGATCATCCGGCGCCGGGCTAAGTAG